One window from the genome of Marinobacter sp. LV10R510-11A encodes:
- a CDS encoding helix-turn-helix domain-containing protein, with the protein MSYSAEQRGEQIRARRKALGYKTQQALADETGVLRKRVNEMENGRYTGRITDLYRVLATLGLEISFEVISRPTLDDLSTLFPSEDDD; encoded by the coding sequence ATGAGTTACAGTGCAGAACAACGTGGCGAACAAATAAGGGCGCGTCGAAAAGCGCTGGGCTACAAAACACAGCAGGCCCTAGCAGATGAAACTGGCGTTCTACGCAAGCGGGTCAATGAAATGGAAAATGGAAGGTATACCGGCCGCATCACTGATTTGTATCGTGTCTTAGCCACGCTCGGCCTTGAGATTTCATTTGAGGTGATCAGCCGGCCAACATTAGACGACCTTAGTACGCTATTCCCAAGTGAGGATGATGACTAA
- a CDS encoding type II toxin-antitoxin system PemK/MazF family toxin has product MKRGDLITIAVQGDFGKPRPALVIQADQFREHTSTTVLPVTGTLVSAPLLRITIQPNAENGLQKPSQVMIDKAVTVRLDKVGAAFGRIDADTLVEVERCLAVFLGIAK; this is encoded by the coding sequence ATGAAGCGCGGTGATCTCATCACTATCGCCGTGCAAGGGGACTTTGGAAAACCGCGCCCTGCTTTGGTTATTCAGGCTGATCAGTTCAGGGAGCATACGAGCACAACGGTTTTGCCTGTTACCGGCACGCTTGTTTCTGCACCACTGCTGCGCATCACCATTCAGCCAAACGCCGAGAACGGTTTGCAGAAGCCTTCGCAGGTAATGATCGACAAGGCTGTGACGGTGAGACTCGACAAAGTAGGGGCAGCCTTTGGCCGTATCGACGCAGATACACTGGTAGAGGTTGAGCGCTGTTTGGCTGTCTTCCTGGGAATCGCAAAGTGA
- a CDS encoding transposase, producing the protein MKTAYVLRREFHEEISPWLWGNHFWSPSYCEVPTGGASLDVVKNYVQSQQRPN; encoded by the coding sequence GTGAAAACTGCTTACGTTTTACGACGTGAATTCCACGAAGAAATCAGCCCCTGGCTGTGGGGAAACCACTTTTGGAGTCCCAGCTATTGCGAGGTTCCAACCGGTGGGGCCTCGCTCGATGTGGTTAAAAACTATGTCCAAAGCCAGCAAAGACCAAACTGA
- a CDS encoding antitoxin MazE family protein yields MATNHVNARVQKHRDALRMAGLRPIQIWVPDTRRPDFAKECRRQCLIVSQADSADKATQRLMDEALDDIEGWTE; encoded by the coding sequence ATGGCCACTAACCACGTTAACGCACGAGTTCAAAAGCACCGCGACGCATTGCGCATGGCAGGGCTTCGACCTATTCAGATTTGGGTGCCGGACACTCGCCGCCCTGACTTTGCGAAAGAGTGCCGCCGCCAATGCCTGATTGTGTCTCAGGCCGATAGCGCCGACAAAGCAACGCAGCGGCTTATGGATGAAGCCTTGGATGATATTGAGGGCTGGACAGAATGA
- a CDS encoding MbcA/ParS/Xre antitoxin family protein yields MITVTRKDNKIHDWKILGKALFNAAEALGFSKTEAAAIIGCERTGVVRNGIDPNSKAGELALMFIRVYQGLYALVNGNQKNMKHWVATENRYFGQSPRQMMESCQGLVRVLMYIDATRGKS; encoded by the coding sequence GTGATTACGGTTACACGAAAAGATAACAAGATTCATGACTGGAAGATTCTGGGCAAAGCCTTGTTTAATGCCGCAGAAGCTCTGGGTTTCAGCAAGACAGAGGCTGCTGCAATCATCGGTTGTGAACGCACCGGTGTAGTCCGTAACGGTATCGACCCGAACTCAAAAGCTGGTGAATTGGCCCTAATGTTCATTCGGGTATACCAGGGCCTGTATGCGCTGGTTAACGGTAACCAAAAAAACATGAAGCACTGGGTGGCAACCGAGAACCGGTATTTCGGGCAATCACCTCGACAGATGATGGAGAGCTGCCAGGGCCTGGTTCGGGTGCTCATGTATATTGATGCGACCCGAGGTAAGAGTTGA
- a CDS encoding IS30 family transposase: MGYRQLTQAQRYQISAFLRVGWSQRKIAREINCHSSTISRELRRNRSLTEYEPMEASRLSIHRRKGARKSHKRAPSLIDWVAKQIQSEWSPDQIAGFMRRVGSIQVSHQWIYNLIYRDKIAGGDLWRYCRLPYQRRYQRHLAKRAGLGKIPDRVGIECRPKAVDDRLHIGHWEGDTILHGHKNSGAVTLVERRSGYLLAGCVPKLKADLVTDVIIRELRPIRGAVQTMTLDNGSEFSDHQTFSKALSLTSYFCDPYRSSQRGSNENTNGLLRQYFPKGTDFAKVSRKATRQAVNRLNNRPRKRLGYRTPAEVFWGEYSGGLDTSGAALIT, encoded by the coding sequence ATGGGATACCGACAACTGACCCAGGCACAACGATACCAGATTTCGGCCTTCTTGAGAGTAGGCTGGAGCCAGCGGAAAATAGCCCGGGAGATCAACTGCCACAGCTCGACCATCAGTCGGGAGCTACGTCGTAATCGAAGCCTGACTGAATACGAGCCGATGGAAGCCAGTCGTTTGTCCATACATCGGCGCAAAGGAGCTCGCAAATCTCATAAACGAGCGCCCTCATTGATAGATTGGGTGGCCAAGCAGATTCAGAGTGAATGGAGTCCTGATCAGATAGCCGGTTTTATGAGGCGAGTTGGCAGTATCCAAGTCAGCCATCAGTGGATTTACAATCTGATTTACCGGGACAAAATAGCAGGTGGCGACCTCTGGAGGTATTGTCGCTTGCCTTACCAGAGACGTTATCAGCGCCATCTTGCCAAGCGAGCGGGGTTAGGCAAGATCCCGGATCGCGTAGGCATTGAGTGCCGCCCTAAAGCCGTCGATGATCGCCTGCATATAGGCCACTGGGAAGGAGATACAATCCTTCACGGGCATAAGAATTCAGGCGCGGTCACTCTGGTTGAAAGACGGTCCGGCTACCTGCTCGCAGGCTGTGTGCCGAAGCTGAAAGCCGACTTAGTTACAGACGTCATCATCCGTGAGTTAAGGCCGATCAGAGGGGCCGTACAGACGATGACACTGGACAACGGTTCTGAATTTTCGGACCACCAAACATTTAGCAAAGCGTTGTCGCTGACGTCGTATTTCTGTGACCCTTACCGGTCCAGTCAGCGTGGCTCCAACGAGAATACGAATGGCCTATTGAGGCAATACTTTCCGAAAGGCACTGACTTCGCCAAGGTGTCCAGAAAGGCAACCAGGCAAGCGGTGAACAGACTGAATAACCGACCACGAAAACGGCTGGGTTATCGCACACCGGCAGAAGTTTTCTGGGGCGAATACTCAGGAGGCTTGGATACGAGCGGTGCTGCACTTATTACTTGA
- a CDS encoding recombinase family protein — MIIGYARVSTQDQNPEFQVDALEKAGCEQIFQEKFTGKLRERPELSQCLRTLRKGDILVVWKLDRLARSLKDLVEIVQELHDREIGFKSLTESIDTTSSGGRLVFHIFGALAEFEHDLIRERTIAGLQAARARGRKGGRKPAMSDADVKKAAAMLLDPNITKKEVAEHFAVSRTTLKASLQRLAQPMELN; from the coding sequence ATGATCATAGGATATGCACGTGTCAGTACCCAAGATCAAAATCCGGAGTTCCAGGTCGATGCTCTGGAGAAAGCCGGTTGCGAACAGATCTTTCAAGAAAAGTTTACCGGCAAGCTCCGGGAACGACCTGAGCTGTCGCAGTGTCTGCGTACCCTCCGAAAGGGCGACATTCTGGTGGTCTGGAAACTGGATCGGCTTGCCCGTTCGCTGAAAGACCTGGTTGAAATAGTCCAGGAACTCCATGATCGAGAAATCGGCTTCAAGTCACTGACGGAATCCATCGACACCACCAGTTCTGGTGGCCGCTTGGTATTCCATATCTTCGGTGCCTTGGCTGAGTTTGAACACGACCTGATTCGGGAAAGGACGATAGCCGGATTGCAGGCAGCCCGGGCCCGAGGGCGAAAAGGTGGCCGGAAACCGGCCATGTCAGACGCTGATGTGAAGAAGGCTGCGGCCATGCTGTTAGACCCGAACATCACGAAAAAAGAAGTGGCTGAACACTTTGCTGTTAGTCGCACGACACTGAAGGCTTCTCTTCAACGGCTGGCGCAGCCGATGGAATTAAACTGA
- a CDS encoding antitoxin Xre/MbcA/ParS toxin-binding domain-containing protein — translation MNTQVENDAGRVSAGAQAVKTYRPQLEKLEATADRTVFDTIPLEIFANKKAFINMARKGIPGSWVKVVVDATGFRDTFLSILNVSSGNLSREYRKKALAKETSEEVLDAVRLIRQAVDVWESRELAIQWLNSPVSALDGENPINLFDTFEGRQWVSQVLNKIEHGDFS, via the coding sequence ATGAATACTCAGGTAGAGAACGATGCGGGCAGAGTTAGTGCTGGGGCTCAGGCAGTGAAAACGTACCGTCCGCAGCTAGAAAAGCTGGAAGCTACGGCGGATCGTACAGTGTTCGATACGATTCCATTAGAGATATTTGCTAACAAAAAAGCCTTTATTAACATGGCCCGGAAAGGTATTCCCGGTAGCTGGGTTAAGGTCGTGGTCGATGCGACAGGTTTCCGAGATACCTTTTTGTCTATTTTGAATGTGTCATCGGGCAATCTGAGTCGTGAGTACCGAAAAAAGGCGCTAGCAAAAGAAACGTCCGAAGAAGTCTTGGATGCCGTTCGCCTGATTCGTCAGGCTGTTGATGTTTGGGAGTCTCGGGAGTTGGCCATTCAATGGCTTAACAGCCCAGTTTCAGCCCTTGATGGCGAGAATCCAATCAATCTATTCGATACGTTTGAAGGCCGGCAGTGGGTGTCCCAAGTGCTCAATAAGATAGAGCACGGAGATTTCAGCTAA
- a CDS encoding metallophosphoesterase codes for MRFELTPHQYIPRNIEGQDWLCGDLHGQYEALQGALSEVGFNSALDRLFLLGDVIDRGPKSRELLIWVLSTDYVHCLMGNHELVFAASSFNVRYRDKHRAIGGEWVDHIDFSEYRKLTTQCVQQMPLTITLACDDGSLGLVHAQSPADNWQDVQQAVPSDKFAVDCTWPWNRAQGSDQTIASVTAVVSGHIGTANVIQKGNQIWIDTLEQTGKMTLVPVNDIFDWVRRYTSDG; via the coding sequence GTGCGGTTTGAGTTGACTCCCCATCAATATATTCCTCGAAATATAGAGGGCCAGGACTGGCTCTGTGGTGATCTACATGGCCAGTATGAAGCACTGCAAGGGGCTCTGTCTGAAGTCGGTTTCAACTCAGCATTGGATCGGCTTTTCCTGTTGGGCGACGTCATTGATCGTGGTCCAAAATCGCGAGAACTACTGATTTGGGTGTTATCTACGGATTATGTGCACTGTCTCATGGGAAACCACGAATTAGTGTTTGCGGCTAGCTCGTTCAACGTCCGATATAGAGATAAGCATCGAGCGATCGGAGGTGAGTGGGTCGATCACATCGACTTTTCTGAGTATCGAAAACTGACTACCCAGTGCGTTCAACAGATGCCTTTGACGATCACGCTGGCATGCGACGACGGCAGCCTAGGCCTAGTGCATGCTCAAAGCCCTGCGGATAACTGGCAGGATGTTCAACAGGCGGTACCGTCTGACAAATTCGCTGTTGATTGTACCTGGCCCTGGAATCGAGCACAGGGATCAGACCAAACCATCGCTAGCGTGACAGCGGTTGTGTCGGGGCATATCGGTACGGCTAATGTGATTCAAAAAGGAAATCAGATCTGGATAGATACCCTGGAGCAAACCGGGAAAATGACGTTGGTACCCGTTAACGATATTTTTGACTGGGTTAGGAGATACACATCGGATGGATGA
- a CDS encoding RES family NAD+ phosphorylase, producing MLIFRITKKQYLNNLNGLGGSYEDGARWNKPGTPVLYFGMSAAVAMLEMANYTSTPRMAPPSFRLGIYEIADDTPIDRLEPEDWPEGWSQFPAPESTQEIGDQWLEKGGSFGLIVPSCAVSGGLGEVLVVNPRHSGISDVRLVEERSDIFNPRAFPGTDHKS from the coding sequence ATGCTGATTTTTCGAATCACAAAAAAACAGTACCTGAACAATCTTAACGGGTTGGGTGGCAGCTACGAGGATGGTGCCCGGTGGAACAAGCCGGGTACGCCTGTATTGTATTTCGGAATGTCGGCGGCCGTGGCGATGCTGGAAATGGCTAACTATACGAGCACGCCTCGAATGGCACCGCCTTCTTTTCGGTTGGGCATTTACGAGATCGCCGATGATACTCCGATCGATCGACTGGAGCCGGAGGACTGGCCGGAGGGCTGGTCTCAATTCCCAGCTCCGGAGTCAACTCAGGAAATTGGTGATCAGTGGTTGGAGAAGGGCGGGAGTTTCGGGTTAATTGTTCCCAGTTGCGCCGTTTCAGGTGGGTTGGGAGAGGTTTTGGTGGTGAATCCGCGTCACAGCGGTATTTCCGATGTGCGACTGGTGGAAGAGCGATCAGACATTTTCAATCCTCGTGCATTCCCCGGCACCGACCATAAAAGCTAA